TGATCCCCTAAGTTTGCACCATTGTAAAAAGAGTTATAATCCGGTATCCATACCTGCCGATTTTCTCTACGTTGCGGCCCACGTGCAAAAGTAATCTCCGGACATAAGTTCTTGCGGACATAAGTTCTTGCTTTGTCAAAAAACGACCCGGTGTTCCTTTTAATGTATCGATATCCAAATAAATAAGAGCAAACCTGCAATATCTGAAAGAAATAATTAATCAATCTAAAACAAAACGTGAAAATGAGACAAGTATTTTTAAGTGTAATGAAAGGAATTTTGTCCGCGCTTATATGGGCATTTTCCGTATGTATGTTCGCCCAGACCGTTACGGTCAGCGGAACGATTACTGACGTGAAAGGGGAATTATTGGTAGGGGTATCTGTCAGGATACAGGGTACGGGCACAGGTACCGTCACGGGTACGGATGGCCGCTTTATTTTGTCGAATGTCGATCCGGAGGCGGTACTGGAGGTATCCTATATAGGGATGGAAACACAAACCATTCCCATCAATGGGCGGAGCAACATAGATGTGGTGCTGGAGGAAGACATAGAGACTTTGGAAGAGGTCGTTGTAGTGGGCTACGGGACGATGAAAAAAGTGAATCTCACCGGCTCAGTCTCTTCCATACGGTATGACAAAAGTTTAGAGAACAGGCCCATTACGAATGCATCTCAGGCCTTATCAGGAAAAATACCCGGCGTATGGGTAAGCCAGAATTCAGGTTCGCCGGGAAGTGACGGAGCTACCATCAGAATCAGGGGTTACGGCACCCTGAATAATACAGACCCTCTCATACTCATCGATGGAATTGAGGGGCAAATTGCAGAAATCAACCCGAATGATATTGAAAGTATCACTGTACTGAAGGATGCCGCATCCGCGGCCATATATGGTTCACGCGCCGCAAACGGGGTAATACTCATTGAAACAAAGAAAGGTGCAGGAGAAGAAAGGATCTCACTTAACTATAATGGATACGTGGGTGTTTCCCAACTGGGAAGGAGGTACAACCTGATTTCCGACAGTTACGAGTATATGCAAATGTGGAATGCGGCAAACATAAGCAGCGGCGGGGAAGCGCTATTTCCGGATGATGTATTGGAGGCTTTCAGGACAGGTAATGATCCGTACAAATATCCCAGTACCAATTATTTCGATGAAGTATTCAGGAGTGCCATCACCACACAGCATAACTTATCGGCTCAATTGTCAAGTAATTTATCCAATACATATCTGTCTGTAAATTATTTAAAACAGGAAGGCATTGTTAAAAACACCGATTCCCACAGGTACGGCATTACAGTGAACAACAACCTGAAGATCAACGACAAGATAGACATAGGAACAAAGCTTATTTATACGCGAAAGATTTCAAGCCAACCTTATGACGGGATCAGCAGGGTAATTTATATGATGGCCAACGGGCATCCCTTCTCAACGCCTTATTTAGAAGACGGAAAGACGTTCGGAGGCACTATGGCCCTTTACCAATCGGGTGCCAGGGCCGGACAACCCATAGTAGATACCCGGAACCCGTTTCCTGATCTATACAACGGTGAAAATACCTACACCAACAATTTTGTCAAAGCCAATTTTTCAGCCACATATAAAATTACCGGTTACCTGAACTTAACGGCTCAATACAACGGGCAGTATAACAATAATACCCGGGACAGGTATAACGAACTTCATTATTGCTATACAGACCTGGATCTGAACAATCAGACAAAACCCCTTGACTTTCCGTCCACAATAAACCTATACAGAGGGGTAACCGATAATTTTTATTCCACATTCTTTACCAATTTGAATTTTAACCGCCAATTCAATACCATTCACGAGATATCGGGCGTATTGGGATTTCAAACGGAAAGCCTGGAGAGAAAAACAACAGAAGCCCAAAAATCGGATCCCCCCAAAGAGGATGGTTTGCACCAGGTAAGTGCAGGTACATCAAATCCAATTGCGAACGGGAACAAAAACCTGTGGAGAATGCTCTCCTATTTTGGGAGAGTCAATTATGCCCTGTTCAGCAAATACCTGTTTGAAGCGAATCTAAGGGCGGACGCCTCTTCCCGATTCGCAAAAGAAAACAGATGGGGGTATTTTCCCTCATTCTCTGCCGCGTGGCGGCTCAGTGAAGAACCATTCATGAAGAAATGGGAGGTTTTCGATAATTTGAAGTTGAGAGCTTCATGGGGAAAACTGGGCAACCAAAATATTGGCTCTTCCAGTAATAGTGATTATTTTCCCTATCTGACGTTTATCACCCAGAATTACGGCACCAGCTATAATTTCGGGAATCAACTCGCACCGGGTGCCGCTGTAACGGCTTTAGTGGATCAAAATATTACCTGGGAGACAACCACAACCACCGACATCGGAGTTGATATGGGATTTCTCAATAACAGGCTTACCATTGAAAGCGATCTTTTTATCAAGAACACCTCAGGCATTATTGTACAATTACCTATCTCCAGCGTGATGGGGGGATTGACTGCGCCTTTCGAAAATGTGGGCGAAATGTCGAATAAGGGTTTTGAAATTATTGTAGGATGGAATGACAGGATCCCGGAATATGATCTGAGTTATAACATCGGGGCAAACCTGACTTACGTTAAAAACAGGGTCACTAAATTCAGGGAGGGAGCGCCGGATCAGCTGTATCTTATAAGGGAAGGTTTTTCTTATAAAACCTTATACGGATTCATCCAGGAAGGTGTTTATCAATCAGATGAGGAAGCGGCAAGCCATATGAAGAATAATGGCTATATACCCGTTGCCGGGGATTTGAAGTACAAGGACTTTAATAATGATGGCAGACTCGATTACCAGGATAAAAGAGAAATAGGGAATACCATTCCAAAGTTCGTTTATGGAATTTCGGGAAACCTGACATGGAGAAACTTTGATTTGAATTTTCTTTTTTCCGGGATTGCCGGGGTAACCGGCTATTTCCAGAATGCATGGACACAGCCTCTCGGAATTTCGGGTGGAACTGTGACTGAAAGATGGAGAGACGCCTGGACTGAAGAAAATCCGTCCCCGGTTACCCCCCGTATAGTGATCAATGACACATGGAACAGGCAGGAATCCTCATTTTGGACCACTAATATGTCATGGTTTAAGCTGAAGAACTTACAACTTGGATATAACTTGCCCACGCATATCAGTAAGAGGCTTTCCTTGCAAAACCTGTATGTTTATGTAAACGGAACTGACCTGTTTACCCTGGTCAGCAATAAATACGAAGGCTTCGACCCTGAAAGGGACACCTTCACAGATGGATACGGGCATTACCCGATTCCTACAATCTACAGTCTTGGATTAAATATAAATTTTTAACAATAAGATATTATGGAACGAATATATAGATCAATTTTCTACCTTCCTCTGGTTTTGATCATAGCCGCTTGCAGTAATTA
This window of the Proteiniphilum saccharofermentans genome carries:
- a CDS encoding SusC/RagA family TonB-linked outer membrane protein encodes the protein MRQVFLSVMKGILSALIWAFSVCMFAQTVTVSGTITDVKGELLVGVSVRIQGTGTGTVTGTDGRFILSNVDPEAVLEVSYIGMETQTIPINGRSNIDVVLEEDIETLEEVVVVGYGTMKKVNLTGSVSSIRYDKSLENRPITNASQALSGKIPGVWVSQNSGSPGSDGATIRIRGYGTLNNTDPLILIDGIEGQIAEINPNDIESITVLKDAASAAIYGSRAANGVILIETKKGAGEERISLNYNGYVGVSQLGRRYNLISDSYEYMQMWNAANISSGGEALFPDDVLEAFRTGNDPYKYPSTNYFDEVFRSAITTQHNLSAQLSSNLSNTYLSVNYLKQEGIVKNTDSHRYGITVNNNLKINDKIDIGTKLIYTRKISSQPYDGISRVIYMMANGHPFSTPYLEDGKTFGGTMALYQSGARAGQPIVDTRNPFPDLYNGENTYTNNFVKANFSATYKITGYLNLTAQYNGQYNNNTRDRYNELHYCYTDLDLNNQTKPLDFPSTINLYRGVTDNFYSTFFTNLNFNRQFNTIHEISGVLGFQTESLERKTTEAQKSDPPKEDGLHQVSAGTSNPIANGNKNLWRMLSYFGRVNYALFSKYLFEANLRADASSRFAKENRWGYFPSFSAAWRLSEEPFMKKWEVFDNLKLRASWGKLGNQNIGSSSNSDYFPYLTFITQNYGTSYNFGNQLAPGAAVTALVDQNITWETTTTTDIGVDMGFLNNRLTIESDLFIKNTSGIIVQLPISSVMGGLTAPFENVGEMSNKGFEIIVGWNDRIPEYDLSYNIGANLTYVKNRVTKFREGAPDQLYLIREGFSYKTLYGFIQEGVYQSDEEAASHMKNNGYIPVAGDLKYKDFNNDGRLDYQDKREIGNTIPKFVYGISGNLTWRNFDLNFLFSGIAGVTGYFQNAWTQPLGISGGTVTERWRDAWTEENPSPVTPRIVINDTWNRQESSFWTTNMSWFKLKNLQLGYNLPTHISKRLSLQNLYVYVNGTDLFTLVSNKYEGFDPERDTFTDGYGHYPIPTIYSLGLNINF